A single genomic interval of Primulina huaijiensis isolate GDHJ02 chromosome 7, ASM1229523v2, whole genome shotgun sequence harbors:
- the LOC140981000 gene encoding protein high chlorophyll fluorescent 107: MTLFSSPSSTSKFTLLSPSQIPNSSKFSFPVPLRTLQSSSAYPFSNHVHAQESSSSSASSPILQEKPQKSAIRTDSEMEDKDDFDIEIMNAKKSLEELLVFRRPVVEFSDEEEDEEEEGKFTGDGESSAIVIKLQKLRTSSAIDAGLSRFAKKMPIFEPERVVSSSERPLLVNLDLALYRAKILVRNYRYEEAEEILKKCISYWSEDGRPYVALGKALSNQSRMNEARAVYEKGCQATQGENSYIWQCWAVLENKMGNIRRARDLFDAATVADKRHIAAWHGWAVLEMQQGNIKKARNLLGKGLKFCGGNEYIYQTLALLEVRAKRYEQAQYLFRQATKCNPKSCASWLAWAQLEAQQENHPTARRLFEKAVQASPKNRFAWHVWGVFEANLGNVDLARKLLKVGHAVNPRDPVLLQSLALLEYRYSTANLARVLFRRASELDPRHQPVWIAWGWMEWKEGNLGTARELYQKALSIDCNSESAARCLQAWGVLEQRVGNLSAARRLFRSSLNINSQSYVTWMTWASLEEDQGNSVRAEEIRNLYFQQRTEVVDDASWIMGFLDIIDPAIDSIKRLLNLNKVDGYSVSVQDDKYIRGFSTDMESGSGFNLDRFIRDKLFLDPSKLDVDLEPSRIALAKGSKSWTNIRGSERKDTAASPD, translated from the exons ATGACACTGTTCTCTTCTCCCTCCTCGACCTCTAAATTTACTCTCCTTTCACCTTCTCAGATTCCAAATTCTTCGAAATTTAGTTTCCCAGTACCCTTAAGAACTCTTCAATCTTCCTCTGCATACCCCTTTTCAAATCATGTACACGCGCAggaatcatcatcatcatcagcaTCATCGCCGATTCTTCAAGAAAAGCCACAAAAATCTGCGATACGAACCGACAGTGAAATGGAAGATAAAGATGATTTCGATATAGAGATCATGAATGCCAAGAAGTCCCTTGAGGAGTTGCTTGTCTTTCGCAGGCCTGTTGTGGAGTTTTccgatgaagaagaagatgaagaagaagaagggaAGTTTACTGGAGATGGAGAAAGTTCTGCAATTGTTATTAAGCTGCAGAAACTTAGAACGTCTTCGGCTATTGATGCAGGGCTCTCGAGATTCGCGAAGAAGATGCCGATCTTTGAGCCTGAGAGGGTTGTTTCAAGTTCTGAGAGACCCCTTTTGGTGAATTTGGATTTGGCTTTGTACAGAGCAAAGATTTTGGTGCGGAATTATCGGTATGAAGAAGCAGAGGAGATTCTCAAGAAG TGTATAAGTTACTGGTCGGAAGATGGGAGGCCTTATGTTGCCTTAGGGAAGGCTTTGAGTAATCAATCAAGAATGAATGAAGCAAGAGCTGTGTATGAAAAGGGTTGTCAGGCTACACAAGGGGAAAATTCTTACATTTGGCAG tGTTGGGCTGTTCTGGAAAATAAGATGGGTAATATAAGGAGGGCTAGAGACTTATTTGATGCTGCCACAGTTGCTGATAAGAGGCACATTGCAGCCTGGCATGGATGGGCTGTTTTGGAGATGCAACAAGGAAATATTAAAAAAGCGAGAAATCTTCTGGGAAAGGGTCTCAAGTTTTGTGGTGGGAATGAGTATATATACCAGACACTTGCACTGCTTGAAGTTAGAGCAAAGCGATATGAACAGGCTCAGTATTTATTCAGGCAAGCAACCAAATGCAATCCGAAGAGCTGTGCTAGTTGGCTA GCGTGGGCTCAGCTTGAGGCACAACAGGAGAACCACCCTACTGCCAGAAGACTTTTTGAG AAAGCTGTGCAGGCTAGTCCAAAGAATAGGTTTGCATGGCATGTGTGGGGAGTCTTCGAAGCTAATCTAGGAAATGTTGATCTAGCAAGGAAACTTCTGAAAGTAGGGCATGCGGTGAATCCTAGAGATCCAGTTCTTTTGCAATCACTTGCATTGTTGGAATACAGGTACTCCACAGCAAATTTAGCACGAGTGCTGTTCAGAAGGGCATCTGAGTTGGATCCAAGGCATCAACCAGTATGGATT GCTTGGGGTTGGATGGAATGGAAAGAAGGAAATTTAGGCACAGCTCGGGAGTTATACCAAAAGGCTTTATCGATTGATTGTAATAGTGAAAGTGCTGCACGTTGCCTGCAG GCCTGGGGTGTTTTGGAGCAAAGGGTTGGCAATCTATCAGCAGCTCGAAGACTATTTAGATCTTCGCTGAATATAAATTCTCAAAGCTATGTAACATGGATGACTTGGGCATCTTTGGAAGAAGATCAAGGAAATTCTGTACGAGCTGAAGAAATCCGCAACCTCTACTTCCAACAG CGCACGGAAGTTGTGGATGATGCATCATGGATCATGGGATTCTTGGACATCATCGATCCAGCTATTGATAGTATAAAGAGACTGTTGAATTTAAACAAAGTTGATGGATATTCAGTAAGCGTTCAAGATGACAAATATATCAGAGGTTTTTCAACTGATATGGAGAGTGGAAGTGGTTTCAATTTGGATAGGTTCATTAGAGACAAACTATTCTTGGACCCTTCAAAACTCGACGTTGATTTGGAGCCATCTCGAATCGCTCTTGCGAAAGGTAGTAAATCTTGGACAAATATTAGGGGATCGGAGAGAAAAGACACCGCAGCATCACCAGATTAA
- the LOC140981676 gene encoding F-box/kelch-repeat protein At3g23880-like: MAIFASQSCPLHREERRMRWTVNHIRIHSSSSRPRDSDFPIQICFFMEVFGICRTGSSNGLICILLGVKDLILWNPSTRKSKKLPPIGTNLKIYRHIVAYGFGFDEYKDDYNVVLIVRLFEEERGYKYSLRTDSWKRSTSPGTSSGFIWEIICLDLESGVCGRLDQPDYGGSDIALTLGMLGGCLCILCYEIDTRVDVWVLKDYGVKGSWTKLFRFPCIHRGGRFVFLKPLCMLPNGEILLIFGRSLVLCNPAYGSFRVREATNFDRVEIYVETLVSPAVLNEECIDISIERELCDKLENI, encoded by the exons ATGGCGATTTTCGCATCTCAATCGTGCCCGCTCCACCGTGAAGAACGACGCATGAGATGGACCGTAAACCACATTCGCATACACTCCTCATCCTCCCGGCCGCGTGATTCCGATTTTCCGATCCAGATTTGCTTTTTCATGGAAGTTTTCGGAATTTGCAGAACAG GCTCTTCTAATGGGTTGATATGCATCTTATTGGGTGTAAAAGATCTCATCTTGTGGAACCCATCTACTAGGAAATCAAAGAAGTTACCCCCTATTGGCACGAACCTGAAGATATATCGTCACATAGTAGCATATGGGTTTGGTTTTGATGAGTATAAGGATGATTACAACGTTGTGTTAATTGTCCGTTTGTTTGAAGAGGAGCGTGGTTATAAGTACAGTTTGAGAACTGATTCTTGGAAGAGG TCAACGTCACCTGGGACTTCTTCGGGTTTTATTTGGGAGATTATTTGTCTGGATTTGGAGAGTGGGGTATGCGGAAGATTGGATCAACCAGATTATGGCGGAAGTGATATTGCTCTCACACTTGGGATGCTTGGAGGATGCCTTTGTATTCTTTGCTATGAAATAGACACTCGTGTTGATGTGTGGGTTTTGAAGGACTATGGTGTGAAAGGGTCCTGGACTAAGTTGTTTCGTTTTCCTTGCATTCATCGTGGTGGGAGATTTGTGTTCCTGAAACCATTGTGCATGCTACCGAATGGTGAGATTTTGTTGATCTTTGGAAGAAGTCTCGTCCTTTGCAACCCAGCATATGGTTCATTCAGGGTTCGTGAGGCAACAAATTTTGACAGGGTGGAAATCTATGTTGAAACCTTAGTTTCACCTGCTGTGTTAAATGAAGAATGTATTGACATCAGTATCGAAAGAGAACTTTGTGATAAACTTGAAAATATATAA
- the LOC140980145 gene encoding uncharacterized protein, with translation MTGNSLSMILTNNQLVGENYIDWKRNLLIVLTAEKHKFVLNEPCPSVPTTESTLAQKQAYDKWISSDEMARCYILGSISNVLQQKHQNMDTATKIMDSLQEMFEHQGRQARQAAIRTIMNMRMKPGTPVRDHMLALIAQFNVAEVLGAEIKSETQVDMALETLPEMFSQFKVSYNMNKLNMSLTELMKELQNAESVLKTKTGDAFVVASAGPSYSKPKGKNGNKRKKPNKKGPQQNEKKVKVDGKPKGKCFHCGEKGHWKRNCQGYLASKKQTSGVPSNQKSQ, from the exons atgactGGAAATTCACTGTCTATGATATTAACCAACAACCAACTAGTTGGAGAAAATTACATTGATTGGAAACGTAATTTGTTGATTGTCTTAACTGCGGAGAAACACAAGTTTGTGCTCAATGAACCCTGTCCATCGGTGCCTACGACGGAGTCCACACTAGCTCAGAAGCAGGCTTATGATAAGTGGATCAGTTCTGATGAGATGGCCCGTTGCTACATTTTGGGATCCATCTCAAATGTGCTGCAACAGAAACATCAGAACATGGACACTGCTACAAAAATCATGGATAGCCTCCAAGAGATGTTTGAGCATCAAGGACGTCAGGCACGACAAGCAGCCATTAGAACCATTATGAACATGCGCATGAAACCTGGGACGCCCGTGAGAGATCATATGCTTGCATTGATCGCTCAGTTTAACGTGGCTGAGGTGTTAGGGGCTGAAATCAAATCAGAGACTCAGGTTGACATGGCACTTGAGACTCTCCCTGAGATGTTCTCACAGTTTAAAGTTAGCTATAACATGAATAAGCTAAATATGTCCCTGACTGAGCTGATGAAGGAACTCCAAAATGCTGAAAGTGTTCTTAAGACTAAAACTGGTGATGCATTTGTTGTTGCTTCTGCTGGGCCATCTTATTCCAAGCCGAAAGGTAAAAATGGGAATAAAAGGAAGAAGCCCAACAAGAAGGGTCCACAACAAAATGAAAAGAAGGTCAAGGTAGATGGCAAGCCTAAGGGAAAATGTTTCCACTGTGGAGAAAAGGGTCATTGGAAAAGAAACTGCCAAGGATACCTAGCTTCAAAGAAGCAAACTAGTG GGGTTCCAAGTAACCAGAAGTCTCAATGA
- the LOC140980800 gene encoding universal stress protein PHOS34, translating to MASTRRVGVAVDFSPCSRKALQWAVDNIARNGDHLILVTVRPEGNYEEGEMQLWETTGSPLIPLCDFSNPTLMKKYGVNPDPESLDILSTASRQKEITVLLKIFWGDAREKICESIDHIPLDCLVVGNRGLGKIKRVIMGSVSNFLVNNAPCPITVVKSQD from the exons atggcGTCTACCAGGAGAGTCGGTGTGGCCGTGGATTTCTCGCCGTGCAGCAGAAAAGCTCTGCAGTGGGCTGTGGATAACATTGCTCGAAACGGTGACCATCTGATTCTCGTCACTGTACGCCCCGAGGGCAATTATGAAGAAGGCGAGATGCAGCTCTGGGAGACCACCGGTTCTC CTTTGATTCCTTTGTGTGACTTCTCGAACCCTACTCTCATGAAGAAATATGGGGTTAATCCTGACCCCGAATCATTGGATATTCTCTCCACCGCGTCAAGGCAGAAAGAG ATCACCGTGCTCTTGAAAATCTTCTGGGGAGATGCTCGAGAGAAGATATGTGAATCCATCGATCACATTCCCCTTGATTGTCTGGTTGTTGGGAATCGAGGGCTTGGCAAAATCAAAAG GGTTATAATGGGAAGTGTGAGCAACTTTTTGGTGAACAATGCCCCTTGTCCTATCACAGTAGTGAAGAGCCAAGACTAA
- the LOC140980799 gene encoding UPF0481 protein At3g47200-like, which produces MEVGSSSLEISGPKKNHVSIDIMNEENLASVIKEKIEAISPSHCVCRVPEQLSKEFREYYVPSTVTIGPFHRHTVEATEETKWSYLDTLLSRNRKAEETLYSCIKAVRHVEQQARKFYGETVYMGSDEFVEMLLVDGCFIIELLLEYAIKSLRRRDDPIFGTNDMIFRIRRDLILLENQVPFFILERLFHLVSIPTLCHSSLIELALCFFKNLLPVHTTHIPHKKFDPKIHHLLDLIRQHYLPTSPEVLSNVEHKHKNLPHPATHLVDFGVSLKPVISEESPLNINFLDGKLEIPRLKVDGYTEILFRNLIAMELCHHERPKHVASYVVFMKRLLQSKMDVRLCRVKKILIDGGGEGHIVGLFRRLPVDTGKYFSYNEICERMNEYETNSKQMWWERLRRTYHRTHAGVASLSLVLLLLVFLFTGALFLAVNFLFHHFQGN; this is translated from the coding sequence ATGGAAGTGGGCTCCAGTTCTCTTGAAATATCGGGTCCCAAAAAGAATCATGTGTCGATTGACATTATGAATGAGGAGAATCTTGCATCCGTGATCAAAGAAAAGATTGAGGCCATTTCTCCCTCGCATTGTGTCTGCAGAGTCCCTGAACAACTTTCCAAGGAATTCAGAGAATATTACGTCCCTTCCACGGTTACAATTGGCCCATTCCATCGCCACACAGTCGAAGCCACGGAGGAGACAAAATGGAGCTATCTCGACACGTTACTGAGTCGAAACCGGAAGGCAGAAGAAACTTTATACAGTTGCATCAAGGCAGTAAGGCATGTCGAACAACAGGCAAGAAAGTTCTACGGCGAAACAGTTTACATGGGAAGTGATGAGTTTGTTGAGATGCTACTGGTTGATGGTTGTTTCATAATCGAGCTTCTTCTTGAGTACGCGATCAAGAGTTTGAGACGAAGAGACGATCCAATATTTGGCACCAACGACATGATCTTCAGGATAAGAAGGGACTTGATCTTACTCGAAAATCAAGTGCCCTTTTTCATTCTTGAGAGGCTATTCCACTTGGTTTCGATCCCCACTCTATGCCACTCATCACTCATTGAACTTGCCTTGTGTTTCTTCAAAAACTTACTTCCAGTGCACACAACACACATCCCTCACAAGAAATTTGATCCCAAAATCCATCATTTACTAGACCTCATCAGGCAGCATTACCTGCCTACATCACCTGAAGTCCTGTCAAACGTGGAACACAAGCACAAAAATCTACCCCACCCAGCAACCCATCTTGTCGATTTCGGAGTAAGCCTCAAACCGGTTATATCTGAAGAAAGTCCTCTGAACATAAACTTTCTCGATGGAAAGCTCGAAATCCCACGTCTAAAAGTCGATGGTTACACCGAAATCTTGTTCAGAAACCTCATAGCGATGGAGCTATGCCACCATGAACGTCCTAAACACGTTGCATCCTATGTGGTATTCATGAAACGACTGCTTCAGTCCAAAATGGACGTGCGATTGTGTCGAGTGAAGAAAATTCTGATTGATGGTGGTGGGGAAGGACATATTGTTGGCCTTTTCAGGAGGTTGCCTGTGGATACAGGGAAGTATTTTTCCTACAACGAGATTTGTGAAAGGATGAACGAGTACGAAACAAACTCAAAGCAAATGTGGTGGGAGAGATTAAGACGTACTTATCATAGGACTCATGCGGGAGTTGCAAGCCTCAGTTTGGTTCTGTTGCTGTTGGTTTTCCTTTTTACAGGGGCATTGTTCTTGGCTGTTAATTTTCTATTTCACCATTTTCAGGGAAATTAG